One genomic region from Leifsonia poae encodes:
- a CDS encoding IS481 family transposase, with amino-acid sequence MSHGNAALTPRQRLRVARLIIDEGWTVAAAADYFRVSWPTAAKWARRYVELGPEGMTDRSSRPHAHPNRTPQLLVKKIVHLRIKKRLGPVQIAGRLGMPASTVHAVLVRCRLNRLTHVDVKTGEPARRYEHDYPGSLIHVDVKKLGNIPDGGGWRFVGRAQGDRNRAKTPGKDRNQYYNPKMRHAFVHTVIDDHSRVAYAEIHDDERAETAIGVLQRATSWFADRGVRVERVLSDNGSAYRSHAWRHACTDLGIRPKFTRPYRPQTNGKIERFHRTMSDGWAFARHYNSESARRAALPAWLHHYNQHRPHTATGKLPPITRLSSNLPGHYS; translated from the coding sequence GTGTCTCACGGTAATGCGGCTTTGACGCCGCGGCAAAGGTTGCGTGTTGCGCGACTGATCATCGACGAGGGCTGGACCGTCGCTGCGGCGGCTGACTACTTCCGTGTTTCGTGGCCGACCGCCGCGAAATGGGCACGCCGCTACGTCGAACTCGGCCCGGAGGGGATGACAGATCGGTCCTCCCGCCCGCACGCGCATCCGAATCGGACCCCGCAGCTGCTGGTGAAGAAGATCGTGCATCTGCGGATCAAGAAACGCCTTGGTCCGGTGCAAATCGCTGGCCGGCTGGGGATGCCGGCGTCGACCGTTCACGCGGTTCTGGTGCGTTGCCGTCTCAACCGGCTCACCCATGTCGATGTGAAGACCGGGGAACCGGCCCGACGTTACGAACACGACTACCCCGGATCGCTGATCCATGTCGATGTGAAGAAGCTCGGCAACATCCCCGACGGCGGCGGGTGGCGGTTCGTCGGCCGAGCCCAGGGCGACAGGAATCGGGCGAAGACGCCGGGCAAAGACCGCAACCAGTACTACAACCCGAAGATGCGACACGCGTTCGTGCACACCGTGATCGATGACCATTCCCGCGTCGCCTACGCCGAGATCCACGACGACGAACGCGCTGAGACTGCGATCGGAGTCCTCCAACGGGCGACGTCCTGGTTCGCCGATCGTGGAGTCCGCGTCGAACGCGTCCTCTCCGACAACGGCTCCGCCTACCGCTCCCACGCCTGGCGACACGCCTGCACGGACCTCGGCATCCGCCCGAAGTTCACCCGCCCCTACCGGCCGCAAACGAACGGCAAAATCGAACGCTTCCACCGCACGATGAGCGACGGATGGGCATTCGCCCGCCACTACAACTCCGAGTCAGCCCGCCGCGCAGCCCTCCCCGCCTGGCTCCATCACTACAATCAACACCGACCCCACACCGCCACCGGAAAGCTCCCGCCCATCACCCGGCTATCGAGCAACCTACCTGGGCACTACAGCTAG
- the def gene encoding peptide deformylase produces the protein MTERQIRLFGDPVLKTVSAPVGAIDDGVRGLVDDLIDSVLPPGRAGVAAPQIGVNLRAFSYNVDGDVGYILNPVLAEVSGEPELVDEGCLSVPGLWFKTARYPFARVTGTDLDGNAIELSGTGVMAQALQHETDHLDGTLYLDRLDKESRREAMKQVRESDWF, from the coding sequence GTGACCGAACGACAGATCCGCCTGTTCGGCGACCCCGTGCTGAAGACCGTCTCCGCACCCGTCGGGGCGATCGACGACGGCGTGCGCGGCCTCGTCGACGACCTGATCGACAGCGTGCTTCCCCCGGGGCGGGCCGGCGTCGCCGCTCCGCAGATCGGTGTGAACCTGCGCGCGTTCAGCTACAACGTCGACGGCGATGTCGGCTACATCCTCAACCCGGTGCTCGCTGAGGTGTCGGGGGAGCCGGAGCTGGTCGACGAAGGCTGCCTTTCGGTTCCCGGGCTCTGGTTCAAGACGGCGCGGTACCCGTTCGCCCGCGTGACCGGAACCGACCTCGACGGAAACGCGATCGAGCTCTCCGGCACCGGCGTCATGGCGCAGGCGCTGCAGCACGAGACCGACCACCTCGATGGCACGCTCTACCTCGACCGGCTCGACAAGGAGAGTCGCCGCGAAGCGATGAAGCAGGTTCGCGAGAGCGACTGGTTCTAG
- a CDS encoding MinD/ParA family ATP-binding protein — protein MADKPDKSEAGDLATTESDLTISVPENLSIVVDLPPAPAPEAPEDEVAVAIDDVPVNPGFVASPTEPNTMSVAIVASRLATGPTATQQHDEPEIPPLPGSDPFSQSRRDRLRGEHSQQPEPAAMLTADRLLEVNRKTRPGPEGGWQRFVYGVTFHTVNLGDSAKVRARKELDHRIQKAFEGGTRFVPVLTRKGGVGKTTVTTLLGMALADAREDRIVAIDANPDRGTLSERVTKQTRATVRDVVQKAPSIGGFTDFSALVSRDETRLDILASDTDPLLSEAFDENDYNVVADLTARFYSIVLTDCGTGIVHSVMRATLQRADSVVIVSGGSVDEARLASETLTWLEANGYGDLVRNAIVALNTATQGTNLVKLDEIESHFRSRVREVVRIPYDPQLAAGSVVSYKDLKPLTKQSARTLAALVVEGLPTNRG, from the coding sequence GTGGCAGACAAGCCGGACAAGAGCGAGGCGGGCGATCTCGCGACGACGGAGAGCGATCTGACGATCTCGGTACCCGAGAACCTCAGCATCGTCGTCGACCTGCCGCCCGCACCCGCACCGGAGGCGCCGGAAGACGAAGTGGCGGTCGCCATCGACGACGTGCCGGTGAACCCCGGGTTCGTCGCGTCGCCGACCGAGCCGAACACGATGTCGGTCGCCATCGTCGCCTCCCGTCTCGCCACGGGGCCGACGGCCACCCAGCAGCATGACGAGCCGGAGATCCCGCCGCTTCCCGGTTCCGACCCCTTCAGCCAGTCCCGCCGCGACCGCCTCCGCGGCGAACACTCGCAGCAGCCGGAGCCGGCGGCCATGCTCACCGCCGACCGCCTCCTCGAGGTGAACCGCAAGACCCGGCCCGGCCCGGAAGGCGGCTGGCAGCGATTCGTCTACGGAGTCACCTTCCACACGGTGAATCTCGGCGATTCCGCCAAGGTGCGGGCGCGCAAAGAGCTCGACCACCGCATCCAGAAGGCGTTCGAAGGCGGCACTCGGTTCGTGCCGGTGCTCACCCGCAAGGGCGGCGTCGGCAAGACGACCGTCACGACCCTGCTCGGCATGGCGCTGGCCGACGCGCGCGAAGACCGCATCGTGGCCATCGACGCCAACCCCGACCGTGGAACCCTCTCCGAGCGCGTCACCAAACAGACCAGGGCGACCGTTCGGGATGTGGTGCAGAAGGCCCCGAGCATCGGCGGCTTCACCGACTTCTCGGCCCTCGTCTCGCGCGACGAGACCCGCCTCGACATCCTCGCCTCTGACACCGACCCTCTGCTCTCCGAAGCGTTCGACGAGAACGACTACAACGTCGTCGCCGACCTCACGGCGAGGTTCTACTCGATCGTGCTCACCGATTGCGGCACGGGAATCGTGCACTCGGTGATGCGGGCCACCCTGCAGCGGGCCGACTCTGTCGTCATCGTCTCCGGCGGCAGCGTCGACGAGGCGCGCCTGGCCTCCGAGACGCTCACCTGGTTGGAGGCGAACGGATACGGCGACCTGGTGCGCAATGCGATCGTTGCGCTGAACACGGCGACCCAGGGCACCAACCTCGTCAAGCTCGACGAGATCGAGTCGCACTTCCGTTCGCGGGTGCGTGAGGTGGTGCGAATCCCTTACGACCCCCAGCTGGCGGCCGGCTCCGTCGTCTCGTACAAAGACTTGAAGCCCCTGACGAAACAGTCCGCGCGCACGCTCGCGGCACTGGTCGTCGAGGGTCTGCCGACCAACCGCGGCTGA
- a CDS encoding pyruvate carboxylase — protein MFRKILVANRGEIAIRAFRAAYELGAQTVAVFPYEDRNSMHRLKADEAYQIGEPGHPVRAYLDVKEIIRVALECGADAIYPGYGFLSENPELAEAAREAGITFIGPPSRVLEMAGNKVTAKEHAIAAGVPVLKSTPPSKDIDLLISQADEVGFPIFAKAVAGGGGRGMRRVNTKDDLRSALEEAMREADSAFGDPTMFLEQAVLRPRHIEVQILADSTGATMHLFERDCSVQRRHQKVIEIAPAPNLSEDVRQALYADAIAFAKSIGYENAGTVEFLLDTAGERAGEHVFIEMNPRIQVEHTVTEEITDVDLVQSQMRIAAGETLAELGLSQETVHIRGAALQCRITTEDPTAGFRPDTGKITTYRSPGGGGIRLDGGTINPGAQISPHFDSMLAKMTCRGRDFAAAVSRARRGLAEFRIRGVATNIPFLQAVLDDPDFIAGNVSTSFIEERPELFKGRASKDRGTKMLNWLADVTVNLPNGPRPETHAPVDKLPKLDLSTPAPAGSRQRLLELGPAGFAAALRQQTALAVTETTFRDAHQSLLATRVRTRDLLAVAPYVARMTPELLSVEAWGGATYDVALRFLGEDPWDRLAALREALPNINIQMLLRGRNTVGYTPYPTAVTDAFVREAAATGVDIFRIFDALNDVSQMRPAIESVLATGTAVAEVAVCYTGDLLDPAEDLYTLDYYLRLAEQIVESGAHILAIKDMAGLLRPSAAEKLVTAFRERFDLPVHVHTHDTPGGQLATLLAASRAGADAVDVASAPMAGTTSQPSASALVAALAHTERDTGISLDAVNDLEPYWEAVRHVYKPFESGLPGPTGRVYKHEIPGGQLSNLRQQAKALGLAEDFELVEDMYAAANKILGRIPKVTPSSKVVGDLALHLAAVHADPLDFAENPQNYDIPDSVVGFMAGELGELPGGWPEPFRSKVLAGKTVKVGVEDLNSDDAKALEGTSAERRATLNRLLFPAPTRIFEQIRELFGDLSVVDSIDYLYGLKQGTEHVIEIDKGVRLYIGLEAIGEADDKGMRTVMTTLNGQLRPVFVRDRGIVVEAKTAEKADSAKPGQVAAPFSGVVTLQLGVGDTVAAGQSVASIEAMKMEAAITAPIAGTIERLAIPKTQQVDAGDLLVVITPSA, from the coding sequence ATGTTCCGTAAGATCCTCGTTGCCAATCGTGGTGAAATCGCCATCCGAGCCTTCCGGGCCGCCTACGAACTGGGCGCTCAGACGGTCGCCGTCTTTCCCTATGAGGACCGCAACTCGATGCACCGTCTGAAGGCCGACGAGGCTTATCAGATCGGCGAGCCCGGGCATCCTGTGCGCGCGTACCTCGACGTGAAAGAGATCATCCGCGTCGCGCTGGAGTGCGGCGCCGATGCCATCTACCCCGGCTACGGCTTTCTCTCAGAGAACCCGGAGCTGGCCGAGGCGGCACGCGAGGCCGGCATCACCTTCATCGGTCCGCCGTCGCGAGTGCTCGAGATGGCAGGGAACAAGGTCACCGCCAAGGAGCACGCGATCGCCGCGGGCGTGCCGGTGCTGAAGTCCACTCCGCCGTCGAAAGACATCGATCTGCTCATCTCGCAGGCCGACGAGGTCGGATTCCCGATCTTCGCCAAGGCCGTCGCCGGTGGCGGTGGCCGGGGGATGCGCCGGGTCAACACCAAAGACGATCTGCGCTCGGCGCTCGAAGAGGCGATGCGCGAGGCCGACAGCGCCTTCGGCGATCCGACGATGTTCCTGGAGCAGGCCGTGCTGCGGCCCCGTCACATCGAGGTGCAAATACTCGCAGACTCGACCGGCGCGACGATGCACCTCTTCGAGCGGGACTGCTCGGTGCAGCGTCGCCACCAGAAGGTCATCGAGATCGCGCCGGCGCCGAACCTCTCCGAGGACGTGCGTCAGGCCCTCTACGCCGATGCGATCGCGTTCGCGAAGTCGATCGGCTACGAGAACGCCGGAACCGTCGAGTTCCTGCTCGACACCGCCGGGGAGCGCGCGGGCGAGCACGTCTTCATCGAGATGAACCCGCGCATCCAGGTCGAACACACGGTCACCGAGGAGATCACCGACGTCGACCTCGTGCAGTCGCAGATGCGCATCGCCGCCGGTGAGACTCTCGCCGAGCTCGGTCTCAGCCAGGAGACGGTCCACATCCGCGGCGCCGCACTCCAGTGCCGCATCACCACCGAAGACCCGACCGCTGGCTTCCGCCCCGACACCGGCAAGATCACCACCTACCGCTCGCCGGGCGGCGGTGGCATCCGCCTCGACGGCGGAACCATCAACCCGGGCGCGCAGATCAGCCCGCACTTCGACTCGATGCTGGCCAAGATGACCTGCCGCGGCCGCGACTTCGCGGCCGCCGTGAGCCGGGCGCGCCGGGGCCTCGCCGAGTTCCGCATCCGCGGCGTCGCCACCAACATCCCGTTCCTGCAGGCCGTGCTCGACGACCCCGACTTCATCGCCGGCAACGTCAGCACCTCCTTCATCGAGGAGCGGCCGGAGCTGTTCAAGGGCCGCGCCTCCAAAGACCGCGGCACCAAGATGCTCAACTGGTTGGCGGATGTGACCGTCAACCTGCCGAACGGTCCTCGTCCCGAGACGCACGCGCCGGTGGACAAGCTGCCGAAGCTCGACCTCTCGACGCCGGCTCCCGCGGGTTCGCGGCAGAGACTGCTCGAGCTCGGTCCGGCCGGTTTCGCCGCTGCGCTGCGTCAGCAGACCGCCCTGGCCGTCACCGAGACCACGTTCCGCGACGCCCACCAGTCGCTGCTCGCCACCCGGGTGCGCACGCGCGACCTGCTCGCCGTCGCGCCGTACGTGGCCCGGATGACCCCGGAACTGCTCTCGGTCGAGGCCTGGGGCGGCGCGACATACGATGTCGCCCTCCGCTTCCTCGGCGAAGACCCCTGGGACCGCCTTGCCGCCCTGCGGGAGGCCTTGCCGAACATCAACATCCAGATGCTGCTGCGCGGCCGCAATACGGTCGGGTACACGCCGTACCCCACCGCCGTGACGGACGCGTTCGTGCGGGAGGCCGCCGCCACCGGCGTCGACATCTTCCGCATCTTCGACGCGCTCAACGATGTCTCGCAGATGCGCCCCGCGATCGAGTCGGTGCTCGCCACCGGAACAGCCGTGGCCGAGGTGGCCGTTTGCTACACCGGCGACCTCCTCGACCCGGCCGAGGACCTCTACACGCTCGACTACTACCTGCGCCTCGCCGAACAGATCGTGGAGTCCGGCGCGCACATCCTCGCGATCAAAGACATGGCCGGCCTGCTGCGGCCGTCGGCGGCGGAGAAACTCGTCACGGCGTTCCGCGAGCGGTTCGACCTCCCGGTGCACGTGCACACGCACGACACTCCGGGAGGCCAGCTCGCGACGCTTCTCGCCGCGAGCCGCGCCGGCGCCGACGCGGTCGACGTGGCGAGCGCGCCGATGGCCGGCACGACGAGCCAGCCGAGCGCATCCGCCCTCGTCGCCGCCCTCGCCCACACCGAGCGCGACACCGGCATCTCGCTGGACGCGGTCAACGACCTCGAGCCGTACTGGGAGGCCGTCCGCCACGTCTACAAGCCGTTCGAGTCCGGTCTGCCCGGCCCGACCGGACGCGTGTACAAGCACGAGATCCCCGGCGGCCAGCTCTCCAATCTGCGCCAGCAGGCGAAGGCGCTCGGGCTCGCCGAAGATTTCGAGCTCGTCGAAGACATGTACGCCGCGGCGAACAAGATCCTCGGCCGCATCCCCAAGGTCACACCGTCGTCGAAGGTGGTCGGCGATCTCGCCCTGCACCTCGCCGCCGTGCACGCCGACCCGCTCGACTTCGCCGAGAACCCGCAGAACTACGACATCCCGGACTCGGTCGTCGGGTTCATGGCCGGCGAGCTCGGCGAGCTTCCCGGCGGCTGGCCCGAACCGTTCCGCAGCAAGGTGCTGGCGGGCAAGACGGTCAAGGTCGGCGTCGAAGATCTGAACAGCGACGACGCGAAAGCGCTGGAGGGCACGAGCGCCGAGCGGCGTGCAACTCTGAACCGGCTGCTCTTCCCGGCCCCGACACGGATCTTCGAACAGATCCGCGAACTGTTCGGTGACCTCTCCGTGGTGGATTCGATCGACTACCTGTACGGCCTCAAGCAGGGCACGGAGCACGTGATCGAGATCGACAAGGGCGTGCGCCTCTACATCGGGCTCGAGGCGATCGGCGAGGCCGACGACAAGGGCATGCGCACCGTCATGACCACCCTGAACGGCCAGCTCCGGCCGGTGTTCGTGCGCGACCGAGGCATCGTGGTGGAGGCCAAGACGGCAGAGAAGGCCGATTCGGCGAAACCTGGTCAGGTGGCTGCGCCGTTCTCCGGTGTCGTGACCCTGCAGCTGGGGGTCGGAGACACCGTCGCGGCCGGGCAGTCCGTCGCCTCGATCGAGGCGATGAAGATGGAGGCGGCCATCACCGCCCCCATCGCCGGCACGATCGAGCGCCTCGCCATCCCGAAGACCCAGCAGGTGGACGCCGGTGATCTGCTCGTGGTGATCACTCCGTCCGCGTAG
- a CDS encoding MerR family transcriptional regulator, with amino-acid sequence MSELSRDNDTPRYDLGLLFTDGLPEMDDSSGYRGAVAARAAGISYRQLDYWARTGLVEPTVRGAAGSGSQRLYGFRDILVLKLVKRLLDTGISLQQIRTAVNQLREAGVNDLAQTTLMSDGASVYLCTSNDEVIDLVSRGQGVFGIAVGKVLREVESSLVELDTQTVDPMDELAARRAVKAS; translated from the coding sequence ATGAGTGAACTGAGTCGTGACAACGACACGCCCCGGTACGATCTGGGGTTGCTCTTCACCGACGGTCTGCCGGAGATGGACGACTCGAGCGGCTATCGTGGCGCGGTCGCCGCACGCGCGGCCGGCATCAGCTACCGTCAGCTCGACTATTGGGCACGCACCGGTCTCGTCGAACCCACTGTGCGCGGCGCGGCCGGCTCGGGTTCGCAACGTCTCTACGGCTTCCGCGACATCCTCGTGCTCAAGCTCGTCAAGCGCCTCCTCGACACCGGCATCTCGCTCCAGCAGATCCGCACGGCTGTGAACCAGCTTCGCGAAGCGGGCGTGAACGACCTCGCCCAGACCACGCTGATGAGCGATGGCGCGAGCGTCTACCTCTGCACCTCGAACGATGAGGTCATCGACCTCGTCAGCCGCGGTCAGGGCGTGTTCGGTATCGCTGTCGGCAAGGTCCTCCGTGAGGTGGAGTCCTCCCTCGTCGAACTCGACACGCAGACCGTCGACCCGATGGACGAGCTCGCCGCCCGCCGCGCCGTCAAGGCCTCCTGA
- the ftsR gene encoding transcriptional regulator FtsR produces MARQAARAQAAPALLSIGQVLARLTPEFPDLSSSKLRFLEERGLITPARTASGYRKFSAADLERLRVILGMQRDHYLPLKVIKTYLTDLDAGLSPALPGSASGPSMLPSGRRFKRVELLREAGASAELLRDAVTASVIAPAEVFGEESLAVLKALVELQRNGIEPRHLRGFRAAAERELGLIETALVPIARRNDVSSRAKTAELAREISGQLDVVRGSIIRSALGRLPS; encoded by the coding sequence GTGGCACGGCAAGCGGCACGAGCCCAGGCCGCTCCCGCCCTGCTCAGCATCGGGCAGGTCCTCGCGCGACTGACGCCCGAGTTCCCCGACCTCTCTTCGTCGAAGCTGCGCTTCCTCGAAGAGCGAGGGCTGATCACGCCGGCACGCACCGCCTCCGGCTACCGCAAGTTCTCTGCGGCCGACCTCGAGCGGCTGCGCGTGATCCTCGGGATGCAGCGCGACCACTACCTTCCGCTGAAGGTCATCAAGACCTACCTCACCGACCTCGACGCGGGCCTCAGCCCGGCGCTGCCGGGGAGCGCATCCGGGCCGTCGATGCTCCCGAGCGGTCGGCGGTTCAAGCGCGTCGAGTTGCTGCGGGAGGCCGGCGCGAGCGCCGAACTGCTCCGCGATGCCGTCACGGCTTCTGTCATCGCGCCGGCCGAGGTTTTCGGCGAGGAGTCCCTCGCCGTCCTCAAGGCGCTCGTCGAATTGCAGCGCAACGGCATCGAGCCGCGGCATCTCCGCGGTTTCCGTGCTGCTGCCGAGCGCGAACTCGGCCTGATCGAGACCGCTCTCGTTCCGATCGCGCGCCGCAATGACGTGTCGAGCCGGGCGAAGACAGCGGAGCTCGCCCGGGAGATCTCGGGGCAGCTCGACGTCGTGCGCGGCAGCATCATCCGGTCGGCCCTCGGTCGGCTTCCGTCGTGA
- a CDS encoding FHA domain-containing protein, with amino-acid sequence MRYSAAGNEDTTARFGEEFVSKMYPVDGEVSVEEQEAIAALPSGSALLIVRRGPNSGARFLLDADVTSAGRHPDADIFLDDVTVSRRHAEFLRRGTAFEVRDLGSLNGTYFDGVRIENALLADSAEVQIGKFRLTFYASRFDLAAPAQN; translated from the coding sequence CTGCGTTATTCAGCCGCGGGGAACGAAGACACGACAGCGCGCTTCGGCGAGGAGTTCGTGTCGAAGATGTACCCGGTCGACGGTGAAGTGTCGGTTGAAGAACAGGAGGCGATCGCGGCGCTGCCGTCCGGTTCCGCGTTGCTCATCGTGCGCCGTGGACCGAACAGCGGGGCGCGGTTCCTCCTCGATGCCGATGTGACCAGTGCGGGGCGCCACCCCGACGCCGACATCTTCCTCGACGATGTGACGGTCTCGCGCCGGCACGCCGAGTTCCTTCGGCGCGGCACGGCCTTCGAAGTGCGCGACCTCGGCTCGCTGAACGGAACGTACTTCGACGGTGTGCGCATCGAGAACGCTCTGCTCGCCGACTCCGCCGAGGTGCAGATCGGCAAGTTCCGCCTCACGTTCTACGCTTCCCGCTTCGACCTCGCCGCTCCGGCGCAGAACTAG
- a CDS encoding CDP-alcohol phosphatidyltransferase family protein — translation MEGIGAREVSSRVLTIPNILSFFRLALVPAFLVFVILGQDALALLVLVVSSITDFLDGYLARRLNQVSRLGQLLDPAADRLYIFAALIGLAWREVIPWWLVAVIVARDVMLAVLGVILANHGFGPLPVHSLGKVATFCLFWALPLLMLGEAFAVLAPFSLPLGWAFALWGAFLYWWAGFVYIRETARVIRLPADARPGRSDTLEKKEVDGA, via the coding sequence GTGGAAGGAATCGGTGCGCGTGAGGTCAGTTCACGGGTTCTGACGATCCCGAACATCCTCAGCTTCTTCCGTCTCGCTCTCGTGCCGGCCTTCCTGGTGTTCGTCATCCTGGGGCAGGATGCGCTCGCTCTGCTCGTGCTCGTCGTCTCCAGCATCACCGATTTCCTCGACGGCTACCTCGCCCGCCGGCTCAATCAGGTGTCGCGGCTCGGTCAGCTGCTCGATCCGGCTGCCGACCGGTTGTACATCTTCGCGGCCCTGATCGGGCTGGCCTGGCGGGAGGTCATCCCGTGGTGGCTCGTCGCCGTGATCGTGGCGCGGGATGTGATGCTGGCGGTGCTCGGCGTCATCCTCGCCAACCACGGCTTCGGCCCGCTCCCGGTGCACAGCCTCGGCAAGGTCGCCACCTTCTGCCTGTTCTGGGCGCTCCCGCTCCTGATGCTGGGGGAGGCGTTCGCCGTGCTCGCACCCTTCTCGCTCCCGCTCGGCTGGGCGTTCGCTCTCTGGGGTGCGTTCCTCTATTGGTGGGCCGGATTCGTCTACATCCGCGAAACCGCCCGAGTAATACGACTTCCGGCCGACGCCCGGCCCGGCCGATCCGATACGCTTGAGAAGAAGGAGGTTGACGGTGCCTGA
- a CDS encoding RNA-binding S4 domain-containing protein → MPELSTARIDSWTWAVRLYKTRSAAAAACKAGHVRVNGEKAKPAQTLRVGDEVRARVGDTERILIARRLLVKRVGAVVAADCFEDRTPPPPEKAETPSTIVRERGAGRPTKRDRRILDELRGR, encoded by the coding sequence ATGCCCGAGCTCTCGACCGCGCGGATCGACTCCTGGACCTGGGCCGTGCGGCTCTACAAGACCCGCTCGGCGGCAGCAGCGGCCTGCAAGGCGGGCCATGTCCGCGTGAACGGAGAGAAGGCGAAGCCCGCGCAGACGCTGCGGGTGGGCGACGAGGTGCGCGCCAGGGTCGGCGACACCGAGCGCATCCTCATCGCTCGACGACTCCTCGTGAAACGGGTGGGCGCCGTGGTGGCGGCCGACTGCTTCGAGGATCGCACGCCTCCCCCGCCGGAGAAGGCCGAGACGCCGTCGACGATCGTTCGCGAGCGCGGTGCCGGGCGGCCGACGAAACGCGATCGGCGCATCCTGGACGAGCTGCGGGGACGCTAG